The Argopecten irradians isolate NY chromosome 6, Ai_NY, whole genome shotgun sequence genome has a window encoding:
- the LOC138325359 gene encoding cytosolic carboxypeptidase 6-like, with protein MADKKVDSGSESDSTEEPVVGNVNKFAVVPPGYSGRPKKGHLIFDACFECGNLGRVDYITEYEYDLFIRPDTCNPRFRVWFNFTVENVKSDQRVIFNIVNFSKTKSLYRDGMSPMVKSTSRPKWVRIPAKHVYYYRCPDHRKNYVMSFSFCFDREDDVYQFAYCYPYSYTRLQNYLDNLEKKNMDFFSRELLCLTVQQRRLDMITITHPDNLDMDEVRHTVFITARVHPGETPSSFVCQGLIDFLISNHPIAKVLREHIVFKIVPMLNPDGVYLGNYRCSLMGFDLNRHWLEPSPWAHPTLYATKNILMELDRNEKVIVDFYIDIHAHSTLMNGFMYGNTYDDIERYERQSVFPKLLGANAEDFSLANTNFNKDAVKAGTGRRTLGGCLDDNSHCYTLEVSFFSYQTSASSSSLPYTEEGYMKLGRNLARTFLDYYKLVNFITAKPSSSIVPKPGAYRSGVRDRQHERSQTDPTVESYEDRRRTYNRHGDFGINSCNGFGDPPTSIRLQLRDRDMRKY; from the exons AAAGAAGGGACACCTGATATTTGACGCATGCTTTGAGTGTG gTAACCTTGGAAGAGTTGACTACATCACAGaatatgaatatgatttatTCATTCGACCAGATACTTGTAATCCAAGATTCAGAGTGTGGTTCAATTTTACTGTAGAAAATGTCAAGTCAGATCAg CGAGTCATCTTTAATATTGTCAACTTTAGTAAAACAAAGTCCCTCTATAGAGATGGTATGTCACCCATGGTAAAGTCGACCAGTCGTCCAAAATG GGTGAGAATACCAGCAAAGCATGTGTACTATTACCGCTGTCCAGATCATAGGAAAAACTACGTGATGTCCTTCTCCTTCTGTTTTGACCGTGAGGATGATGTTTATCAGTTTGCTTACTGCTACCCTTACTCCTACACACGACTACAGAATTACCTGGACAACTTGGAAAAGAAGAACATGGACTTCTTCTCCAGAGAACTTCTGTGTCTTACTGTG CAACAGCGCCGTTTGGACATGATAACGATCACACACCCTGATAACCTGGATATGGACGAGGTTCGACATACAGTATTCATTACTGCCAGAGTTCACCCAGGGGAGACACCGTCTTCTTTTGTTTGTCAAG GCTTGATTGACTTTTTAATTAGCAATCATCCAATAGCGAAGGTCCTAAGGGAACACATCGTGTTTAAAATCGTCCCTATGTTGAACCCAGATGGTGTGTATCTAGGAAATTACAG GTGCTCGTTGATGGGGTTTGATCTGAACCGACACTGGCTAGAACCCTCACCCTGGGCCCATCCCACCTTGTATGCTACCAAAAATATTCTTATGGAGCTTGATAGAAATGag AAAGTCATTGTTGATTTCTACATTGACATCCATGCTCACTCTACTTTAATGAATGGCTTCATGTATGGTAACACTTATGATGACATTGAACGATATGAGCGACAGTCTGTCTTTCCGAAACTGTTAGGCGCTAATGCCGAGGATTTCTCGCTGGCAAATACAAACTTTAACAAAGATGCAGTAAAGGCTGGTACTGGACGcag GACCCTAGGGGGCTGCTTAGATGATAATTCCCACTGCTACACCCTGGAGGTGTCCTTTTTCAGCTACCAGACCAGTGCTTCCAGCAGTTCACTGCCATACACAGAAGAGGGAT ACATGAAATTAGGCCGGAATTTGGCCCGGACATTCCTCGACTATTACAAACTTGTCAACTTTATCACAGCCAAGCCCAGCAGCAGTATTGTACCTAAACCTGGCGCCTACAGGTCAGGGGTCAGGGACCGCCAACATGAACGATCACAAACTGACCCGACAGTAGAATC ATATGAGGACAGGAGAAGAACTTACAACAGACATGGTGATTTTGGTATCAACAGTTGTAATGGATTTGGTGACCCACCCACCTCTATACGTCTGCAGCTAAGGGACAGGGATATGAGGAAATATTGA